CAGCACCACCTTCACGGGCCAGCACGTCATCACCGCCAATGACGTGAACGTTGGCGGCGTCAGCAACCAGGCGCGCGTGACCGCGACCGGCCCTGCAGGCGACATCACCGACCTGTCGGATGAATCCGACCTCACCGACAACGACCCGACCTTCACCTCGCTCACCCAGGTGCCGCGCCTGGCCTTGATCAAGACCGTGTCTCAACTGGAAGACGTCAATGGCAACGCGCTGGTCGATGCGGGCGACGTCATTCACTACGGCTTTGCTGTCCACAACATCGGCAACGTCACCCTCACGAACATCGCTGTGACAGATGGCAACGCCACGATGGCGGGCGGTCCGCTGGCGGCGCTTGCAGCCGGTGCGGTGGACTCCACCACCTTCACCGCAACCCACATCGTGACGCTGGCCGACCAGGACGTCGAGCAGGTCGTCAACCAGGCGCAAGCGACGGGCAACGATCCATCTGACAACCCGGTGGCTGATCTGTCCGATCCGTCCGATGTCATGGGCAATGCCAATACAGTGACGGCCGTTTCCGCGCCGCCACCCGCCTTCACCAAGACGGTGGCCAAGTCGGAAATCTATCGCGGCGAGCGCGTGCAATACACGATCACGGCCAACAACGTGCGGAACGGCCCCTACGACATCGCCGACGTGATGCCGCCCGGCTTCACCTATGTGAGCGGCACCGCGACCGTGAACGGCGTCGCCACGGCTCCGGTGGCGGCGGGCAATGTCCTCACCTTCGCCGGCCTGATGCCTGATCCGGTCAGCGACAGCATCATCATCAAGCTCTATCTCACGGCACCGGCGCAGTTGAACACGGGCACCTATATCAACCGCGCCCGCTTCATCGACCCCGCCACCAGTGGCGTTCTCGCCACGGCCCAGGTCGGCGTGACGATCAAGGAAGAGCATGTCTTCGACTGCGGCGACATCATCGGCCGCGTCTTCGACGACCTCAACGCCAACGGTTATCCGGATGACGGCGAGCCGGGCCTGCCGGGCGTGCGCGTGGTCACGGTCAAGGGTCTCCTCGTCACCACCGACAAGCATGGCCGCTTCCACGTGCCCTGCGCCGACGTGCCCAATGCGGCCATCGGTTCCAACTTCCTCATGAAGCTGGATCCGCGCACACTGCCCGTGGGCTATCGCCTGACCACGGAAAACCCGCGCGACGTGCGCCTGACGCGCGGCAAGATGACCAAGCTCAATTTCGGTGCGGCCCGCAACCGCGACCTCGAACTCGAACTCCGGCGCGATGCCTTCGTGGGCACGGGCGTGGACCTGAAGGATGAGTGGCTCACCGGCGTGGACCGCCTCGTTGGCCTTCTTGAACAGGGCCGCGGCGAGCTTTCGATTGTCTATCGCTGCGGTGAGGAAAACCCGGTCGCCGAAGACCGCGTGCTGGTGGTGAAGGATCTCGTCGCGCAGCGTTGGCAGCAGACGGGCCATCGCAAGCCATTGAAGATCAGCACGCGTGTGGAGTGCGGCAAATGATGAAGCGCCTCATTCTCCGTGCCGCCTCCGCTGCAAGCCTCCTCGCCATCACGCTGGCAAGCGGCGTTCAGGCGCAGGATGCCACCCTGCCGTTCCAGATCAAGGTGGACGGCAAGGTAGTGGCGGGTGAGACATTGCCGGCATTGCCCGACGCGGATGCCGTGCAGGTGGACGTGAAGTTCGATGGCCTCGGTGTGCGCCCCATGCTGAACGTCTCGACGGTGCCCATGCGCGCCTCGTTCAAGGCAGGCGACGAGATCGAGTTCCTCGGTTCGCTCAACTATGCCGCTTGGGTGGAACGCGGCGAGGTCCGCATCTTCAAGCGTGGCGACAATTCCCAGAACGGCATGGTGAGCATATTGCCGCTCTCCAACCTCGCGACCGCCGACTGGGTGATGCCTGCGGACGGTCCGGAAGACATGGAATATGTCGTGCGCGTCTATGACGAGGAAGGCCGCTTCGACGAAACCGAACCGCTGCCGCTCTCGCGCACCACCCTCGACCTGCCCACCCACGACTTCGGTCTGAAGGCAGCCGCACCGGGCTATTCCGAAGACCGCACGGCAATCCGCAACATTGATGTGCATGGCGGCGCCATCACCGTCTATGGCCGCAACGTGCCGGCGGGCCACGACGTCTACGTCATGGGTGAACCCGTGCCCGTGGATGGCGATGGCAGCTTCGTCGTCGAGCGCATCCTGCCGCAGGGTTCCCACGCGGTGAACGTCAAGGTGGAAGACGGCGGCGAGGGCCTCGACTTCACCCGCGACGTCACCATTCCGGAGAACGAATGGTTCTACGTCGGCCTCGCCGACTTCACCGCCGGCCGCAATTTCAACAAGCACGTGGAAGCGCTTCGTCCTGGCGAATTCAGCGATGACGTCTACACGCGTGGCCGTCTCGCCTTCTATCTCAAGGGCAAGATCCAGGGCCGCTACATCCTCACCGCCGCCGCCGATACGGGCGAGCAGAAGCTCAAGTCCATCTTCAAGGGCCTGGACGACAAGGACCCGCGCACCTTCCTGAAGCGCCTCGACCCCGACGATTATTATCCCGTCTACGGCGACGACTCCGAGGCCATCGAGGACGCGCCCACCAAGGGCAAGTTCTACGTCCGCCTCGACCGCGGCCCGAGCCATGTGATGTGGGGCAACTTCAAGTCCAACATCACCGGCACCACCTTCCTGCGCCATCAGCGCGCCCTGTATGGTGCGCAAGGCGTCTACAAGTCCGGGACAGCCGCTCCCGATGGCGGTGCCCGCACCAATGTCGAAATCCATGCCGCCATGCCCGGCACCGTGCCGCAGCGCGACGTGTTCCGGGGCACCGGCGGTTCGGCCTATTTCATCAAGCACCAGGACGTGACGCCGGGTTCGGAAACCGTGACCATCGAGGTCCGCAACACGGTCACGGGCTGGGTGGTGGAGCGCCGCACGCTCACCTACGGCACCGACTATGAGTTCGACTACGTGCAGGGCGTGGTGATCCTGCGCAACCCGCTGCCCTCCACCAGTGGCGTGGGCACGGAGAACTATCTCGTGGCCAGCTACGAATTCACACCCGCCGCCCGCGATGTGAACGGTTACGTCACCGGTGGCCGCGCCCAGCAATGGGTGGGTGATCACATCCGCGTCGGCGTTACCGGCCTCAAGGAAAACACCGAAGGCGCTGACCAGCTGCTTTACGGTGCCGACGTTCACGTACAGCACTCGGAAGGCACCTGGCTCGAAGGCGAAGTGGCCCGCTCGGAAGGCCCCGGCTTCGGCTCTTCCTATTCTGCTGATGGCGGCCTCACCATTCAGGACAATGCCTCCTCGGGCGTGCCCAACAAGACAGCGGAAGCCTGGCGCGTCGAAGGCCGCGTGGCGCTGGAAGACATCACCTCGTCCGCCAAGGGTCATGTGGGTGCGCGCTACGAGCATCACGGCAAGGGCTTCTCCTCCCTCGAGGTCGACGCCAAGGACACGAAGCGCCTGATGGGCGCGGATGCGGACTTCGAAGTCACGGATTCGGTTACGGCAGCTGCAACATTCAGCGACGAGAAGGTGGGCGATGGCACGCACACCTCGGAAGTGCTGGCCAAGATCGGCGTCAAGACCGGCGAACACGTGACCGTGCAGCCCTACGGCGTCTACACGCGCAAGACCGGCAACAGCACGTCGACAGCCGAGCAGGGCCACCGCGCCGATGCCGGCATCAAGGTACTCTATGCCTGGAACGAAGATCAGGAAGCCTTCATCTTCGGGCAAGGCACGGCCACGCACACCGGCACCATGCACAAGGATCATCGCGCTGGCGCGGGCGGCACCTTCCGTCTCAGCGAAAAAGTGACAGCCGATGGCGAGGTCTCCTACGGCACGCAAGGCATCGGCGCCGATGCGCGCCTGACCTACGAACCGACGGCGGATGACAAATACTACATCGGCTACACCCTCGATCCCGACCGTGACCTTGCCGAGAACTGGCCCTTCCAGCTGGTGGGTGACGACATGGGCACGCTCGTCGCAGGCGCCCGCCACCGCTTCAATGACCAGTGGCTGATGTATTCCGAAGACAACTTCGATGCCTTTGGCGAACACCGTTCGCTCGCCCAGGTCTATGGCGTCACCTACACGCCCGACGCCGCCTGGAACATCACCGCCGGCACGGAAGTGGGGCAGGTCTTCGACAACACCATCGATCCGGCCACGCTGCTGAAGAATCCCGATTTCGACCGCGTCGCCCTGTCGCTCGCCGTCGCCTACAAGACGGACAACGGCCTCGAAGGCAAGGTCAAGGGCGAATACCGCATCGACGACAGCCAGGATGATACGCGCGACATGCAGGCCTATCTGCTGCAGGCCAGCGCCGGCGTGAAGATCGACGAGGACTGGCGCGCACTGGCAAGTTTCGATGGCGTGCTGACCGATGCCACCGATACGACCCGTGACGGCGACTACGCCGAGGGATCGCTGGGCTTTGCCTACCGTCCGGCCGAGGGCGACCGTCTCAACATGCTCGCCAAGTACACCTACCTCTACGACCTGCCCGGCAAGGACCAGGTGAGCGTGGATGGCACCACCTCGAGCCCGGCGCAGCGCTCGCACATCGCCTCGGTCGATGCGAGTTACGACGTGCTGCCGCAACTCACCCTGGGCGCCAAGTATGGCGTGCGCATCGGCGAGACCAAGGACCGCGCCGCCGGTTCCGGCTGGATCGACTCGCAGGTGCACCTCGGCATCGTTCGCGCCGACATGCATATCGTGAAGGAATGGGATGCCGTGCTGGAAGGCCGCCTGATGTGGTCGCCGACCACCGACCAGAAGGATTTCGGCGCCGTCGCCGCCCTGTACCGCCAGTTCGGCGACAACCTCAAGCTGGGCGTGGGCTGGAACTTCGGCCGCTTCAGCGATGACCTGCGCGATCTCACCCAGGATGACCACGGCATCTTCATGAACGTCATCGGCAAGTTCTGAGGCTTGTCCAGCACGCACACCGGCTTGCGCCGGAGCGGTGGTCATTGAATCTGGAGACTTGCGCGGCTGTGTGATAGACCACCTCCAGCTTTGAGGACCCCATGCTGACCCCCACGCAAGCCCCTTCGATTGCCGATCTCTACGAACTTTACCGCCGCCGCGTGCCGCGCATGTTCCACGACTATTGCGAGACCGGCTCCTACACCACCGGCACCTTTGTCGAGAACAGCACCGCCTTCGCCAGGTACCGCCTGCGCCAGCGCGTGGCCCGCAACATTTCAGGGCGGTCGCTGAAGGCCGAAATGCTCGGCGAAGAGGTGACCATGCCGGTGGCGTTGGCACCAGTGGGATCGACCGGCATGCAGCATGCCGATGGAGAGATCCTTGCGGCCCGCGCCGCGCAGGACTTCGGCGTACCCTTCACGCTCTCCACCATGAGCGTGTGTTCGCTGGAAGAGGTCGCCAGCAAGGTCAGGAAACCCTTCTGGTTCCAGCTCTATGTAATGCGCGACCGCGACTATGTCCGGCGCCTCGTGCAGCGCGCCAAGGATGCGAAATGCTCGGCCCTCGTGCTGACGCTCGATCTGCAAATCCTCGGCCAGCGCCACAAGGACATCCGCAACGGGCTCTCCACCCCGCCGCGCCTGACGGCAGCCAACATCATCAACATGATGACAAAGCCGCGCTGGTGCCTGGGAATGATGGGCACACGCAACCGGACCTTCGGCAACATCATGGGCCACGTGAAAGACGTGGCCAACATCGCCGACCTCTCCCATTGGGCCAACAGCCAGTTTGACCAGACGCTGGACTGGTCGTCGGTGGAGTTCATCCGCAAGGAATGGGGCGGCAAGTTGCTGCTCAAGGGCATCAATGACGTTGATGATGCCATCACGGCTGCCGAACTGGGCTCGGACGGGATCATCGTGTCAAACCACGGTGGCCGCCAGCTCGATGGCGCCCCCGCCACCATCGACATGCTGGCGCCCATCGTCGATGCCGTGGGCCACAAGACGGACGTCTACATCGATAGCGGCATTCGCACCGGCATGGATGTGATGAAGGCCATGGCCATGGGGGCCAAGGGCACCTTCATCGGCCGCGCCTATGTCTATGGCCTGGGAGCGGGTGGCCAGTCCGGCGTGACCCGCGCCCTGGAAATCTTGAAGAGCGAGTTGGACACGACGCTGGGACTGTGCGGCGAGACCGACATCACCAAGGTCGGCCGCCATAATCTCCTCATGCCGCCGCCGCCCTTCACCGTGCCAGCACCTGAACGCAAGGCTGCAAAGAAAAGCCGATGACGCTGCAGAACCGCGTCGATCCCCGGGGCAACCTGCACGCGGTCGACGCCAAGGGCACGCTGATGGGCAACCGCGGCGGGCGGTTTCATCGCGATGACCAGACGCTGGGGCGCCGCCGCTGGGCGGGCAACCGCTGGATTGCCTGCGAACTGGCGTTCAGGGATCGGCCGCCAAGGCACGTGTGGGGCAGCAGCTACACCGAACTTTTTTTCCTGGATGAAGTGACGGCCCTTGCAGCAGGCCATAGGCCCTGTTTCGAATGCCGCCGGGCCGAGGCAAAGGCCTTTCTCGGCGACCGCCCCCTTGCAGCATTCGACCGCCAGCTTCACGCCGAACGGAAGGCACCTGCGTCAGACGTGATGGTGCGCGATCTTCCGCCGGGCGCCATGGTGGAATGGCAGGGTGCGGCCCATGCCCGCCGCGGCGGCAAGCTGCTGCGCTGGAGTTTCGCTGGCTACAGCGATCCTGTGCACATCACGCCTGATATGAAGGCGAAGCTTTTGACACCGCCCGCAATCACCGCCATCTTGGCGCAAGGCTATCAACCGCGCTGGCATCCGACCGCACAACAATGGGACGACTGACATGAAACTTCTCCGCTACGGACCCAAGGGCAAGGAAAAGCCCGGCATGCTGGATGGGGAGGGCCGCATCCGCGACCTGTCGAAGGTCGTCGCAGATATCGGCGGAGACGTGCTCTCGCCTGCAAGCCTCAACAAGCTGCGCAAGCTCAATCCGGAAAAACTGCCGCTGGTGAAGGGCAGGCCGCGCATCGGCGCCTGCGTGGCGAACCCGCAGAAGTTCATTGCAATCGGCCTCAACTATTCCGACCACGCCGCCGAAAGCGGCCTCGCCGTGCCACCGGAACCTGTGGTTTTCACCAAGCAGGTCTCCTGTCTCTCCGGTCCCAATGACGACGTGACCATTCCGCCCAAGTCGAAGAAGTCGGATTGGGAAGTCGAACTGGGCGTCATCATCGGCACCCGCGCCAAGAACATCAAGAAGGCGGACGCGCTGAAGCACGTCGCCGGCTACTGCACCATCAACGATCTTTCCGAACGCGAATTCCAGGCCGAGCGGGCCGGGCAGTGGACCAAGGGCAAGTCCTACGACACTTTCGGTCCCGTGGGGCCGTGGCTGGTGACGTCCGATGAAGTGAAGAACCCCCAGAACCTGCATCTCTGGCTCGAACTCAACGGCAAGCGCGTGCAGGACGGCAGCACCAAGACCATGGTCTTCGGCGTGGCTCACATCGTGGCCTATCTCTCGCAGTTCTTCACCCTCATGCCCGGCGACATCATCACCACCGGCACGCCGCCTGGTGTCGGCATGGGCATGAAGCCGCAACGCTTCCTCAAGCCCGGCGACCGCATGGTGATCGGCATCGACGGACTGGGCACCCAGCAGCAGGTCGTGCTCCGCGACAAGTGAGCCGTGGGCCGGAGATCCCCGAGGCAATATCAAGTGACAACCGTCACCCGGCGCCGGGCGTCATCCGGACTTTCAACTGTTGTGCAGTTTGAAATCTGGATGCTCCCGCCGTCGGGGTGACAGCAAGATCCGGGCCTGTGGGAATTACCCGACCCGCGTGCCCGGCGACCGCTCGGAGATAAGCCGCAAGCGGTCCGCCTCCCACTGCAGGTCCAGGGTCAGGGGCTGCTTGCGCAACACATCCAACTCCTCGCGGGACAGGCCGATGTCGCGCAGCAGGTAGTCATCGAGGCTGCGGAGCTGGCGCAATTGCCGGCGGGCGCGCCAGTTTTTGACCATGCGAACGAGCATCGAAAAGCTGCCGTAGGGAAGGCGGCCTTGAGACTGTTCCAGAATGTACTCGCGCATGGTGAACCTCATTTGTATCTATTGTATCTGTGTATCGGCAGCAATTGCCCCCTTGATTCCTGCTCATTCATAGATACAATGAGGCCTCAAGCCAATCAATCGGAACATTGTCACCATGACAATTTGGACTCCCGTTCTCGATCGCTCCAAACCGCTCTACCTCGCCATTGCCGATGCAATTTCCCGCGATGTGGATGGCGGCACATTGCCGGATGGCGCGCGCCTGCCGCCGCAACGCGAACTGGCCTGGAAGCTGGGCGTGACGCTGGGCACCGTCACGCGTGCCTACAGGGAGGCGGAGGAACGCGGGCTGCTGGCAGGAGAAGTGGGGCGCGGCAGCTACATCCGCCGTCACAAGGCCGCGGCACCGATCTCCATGCCGCAGGCCGACGAGGCAGGCACCATCGACCTCGGCACGGCAATTGCGCCGCCCGTGGTGACGGCCGAAGAATTCGATGCAGCCCTCAGCGCCGTGATGCGCGATCCGCGCAAACTCGATCTTCTCGACTATGCTCCACCTGATGGCTTTCCCCAGCATCGCGCCATGGCGAGCCAATGGCTGAAACGAAGCGGCATCGACGTGCCGGAGGCGCAGGTCTTCATCACCGCGGGTGCCCACCTCGGACTTGTCACGGTGCTGCAATCCCTCACGTCACCGGGCGAAGGCGTGATGGCGGAGGAGGTGAACTACGCGCTTCTGCGCACCACCTTCCGCAACGCCCACCTGACGCCCGTGCCACTCGCCATGGACGAGGATGGCCTTGTCCCCGATGCCTTCGAGAAGGCCGCGCGCGCCGGCCAGGCGAAGTTGCTCTATCTCGTGCCATCGCTGCAGAACCCCACCACCAACACCATGAGCCGCCGCCGCCGCGACGCCATCGTCACCATTGCCCGCGCCCATGATATCACCATCATCGAGGACGACATCTTCCGCCTGCTCGATGAACGCGTGCAGCCACCCACATTCCAGGCGCTGGCGCCGGAACGCACCTATCACATCACCAGCCTGTCAAAGACGCTGGCGCCCGGATTGCGCCTCGGCATCGTTGTCTCGCCGCCGGGGCAGGACCGGGCCTTGCGCGCCCATATCCGCGGCATGGCCTCGCGGAACGTGGGCCTGAGCGGGGAGCTGGCCCGCTACTGGATCGAGACCGATACGGCGAGCACCATCCTCACCCGCTCCCGCAATGAACTGGCGGCCCGCCGCGCGGCCTTTGTCGACATCTTCAAGGGCATGCCCTGGCGCTGCGAACCGGGCGCGCCCTATGCCTGGGTGGAATTGCCGGAAGCCTGGTCAGCGGGGCGTTTCACCAGTGCGCTTGCTGCACGGCAGGTGCGGGTGACGCCCGGCACCTCGTTCAATCTGACGCCCGGAAAGCCGAGCCGCCACGTGCGCGTCTGTTTCGGCGGGCCGCAATCAGGCCACCTCACCCGCAAGGGTTTCGAGATCATCCGTGAACTGATGAATTCCGAACCGGAAGACGATTTCACGCCGGTGGCGTGAATGTGCCGCCATTGGCGGACTTGCCCTTGGTATGGGTGATGAGCACCCGAAGGGTCTTGCGCAACACCTCAAGACCTTCCGCGCCGATGATTTCGGCCAGTTCGGATTCGAGCCTGTTGATCTGCGTATTGGCGAGCCGCATCGCATCGCGGCCGTGCTGGGTCAGCTTCACCGCCATGTCGCGGCGGCTGGTCTGCAGGGCTTGCATCTCGATGACGCCGAGTTCCTTCAGGCGCTGCGCCGACATGTGCACGGCCTGGCGGGATATGCCGAGCCGCCGCGCAATTTCGGAAATGCTGCTGCCGCCGTCGGCGGCGTGCACGAAAACCCGGATGTCGGACGCCCGCACGTTTTCGTAGGCGGTGCCTTGGCGGAACAGGCTAATGCGTTCATCCAGTTCCTGGCCGAACAGGTAGACCAGGGTGCGGATGTTTTCGCCCATCGATCCGGGTGCGAGGCCTTGACTTATATCAACCATGATTGACACATAGTCCGCGCGATCTGAACAGTCAAGATGCGGAAAAACCACAAAAAACCTCAATTCAAAGCGCTGTGGGTTAAAATAACCCTCATTTTCCGGCAATTTCGGTTGACAGATGCGTTGCGGTGCACCATATGTAGCCTGT
The nucleotide sequence above comes from Hyphomicrobiales bacterium. Encoded proteins:
- a CDS encoding TonB-dependent receptor, producing MMKRLILRAASAASLLAITLASGVQAQDATLPFQIKVDGKVVAGETLPALPDADAVQVDVKFDGLGVRPMLNVSTVPMRASFKAGDEIEFLGSLNYAAWVERGEVRIFKRGDNSQNGMVSILPLSNLATADWVMPADGPEDMEYVVRVYDEEGRFDETEPLPLSRTTLDLPTHDFGLKAAAPGYSEDRTAIRNIDVHGGAITVYGRNVPAGHDVYVMGEPVPVDGDGSFVVERILPQGSHAVNVKVEDGGEGLDFTRDVTIPENEWFYVGLADFTAGRNFNKHVEALRPGEFSDDVYTRGRLAFYLKGKIQGRYILTAAADTGEQKLKSIFKGLDDKDPRTFLKRLDPDDYYPVYGDDSEAIEDAPTKGKFYVRLDRGPSHVMWGNFKSNITGTTFLRHQRALYGAQGVYKSGTAAPDGGARTNVEIHAAMPGTVPQRDVFRGTGGSAYFIKHQDVTPGSETVTIEVRNTVTGWVVERRTLTYGTDYEFDYVQGVVILRNPLPSTSGVGTENYLVASYEFTPAARDVNGYVTGGRAQQWVGDHIRVGVTGLKENTEGADQLLYGADVHVQHSEGTWLEGEVARSEGPGFGSSYSADGGLTIQDNASSGVPNKTAEAWRVEGRVALEDITSSAKGHVGARYEHHGKGFSSLEVDAKDTKRLMGADADFEVTDSVTAAATFSDEKVGDGTHTSEVLAKIGVKTGEHVTVQPYGVYTRKTGNSTSTAEQGHRADAGIKVLYAWNEDQEAFIFGQGTATHTGTMHKDHRAGAGGTFRLSEKVTADGEVSYGTQGIGADARLTYEPTADDKYYIGYTLDPDRDLAENWPFQLVGDDMGTLVAGARHRFNDQWLMYSEDNFDAFGEHRSLAQVYGVTYTPDAAWNITAGTEVGQVFDNTIDPATLLKNPDFDRVALSLAVAYKTDNGLEGKVKGEYRIDDSQDDTRDMQAYLLQASAGVKIDEDWRALASFDGVLTDATDTTRDGDYAEGSLGFAYRPAEGDRLNMLAKYTYLYDLPGKDQVSVDGTTSSPAQRSHIASVDASYDVLPQLTLGAKYGVRIGETKDRAAGSGWIDSQVHLGIVRADMHIVKEWDAVLEGRLMWSPTTDQKDFGAVAALYRQFGDNLKLGVGWNFGRFSDDLRDLTQDDHGIFMNVIGKF
- a CDS encoding winged helix-turn-helix transcriptional regulator, with amino-acid sequence MVDISQGLAPGSMGENIRTLVYLFGQELDERISLFRQGTAYENVRASDIRVFVHAADGGSSISEIARRLGISRQAVHMSAQRLKELGVIEMQALQTSRRDMAVKLTQHGRDAMRLANTQINRLESELAEIIGAEGLEVLRKTLRVLITHTKGKSANGGTFTPPA
- a CDS encoding DUF1127 domain-containing protein, with amino-acid sequence MREYILEQSQGRLPYGSFSMLVRMVKNWRARRQLRQLRSLDDYLLRDIGLSREELDVLRKQPLTLDLQWEADRLRLISERSPGTRVG
- a CDS encoding PLP-dependent aminotransferase family protein — translated: MTIWTPVLDRSKPLYLAIADAISRDVDGGTLPDGARLPPQRELAWKLGVTLGTVTRAYREAEERGLLAGEVGRGSYIRRHKAAAPISMPQADEAGTIDLGTAIAPPVVTAEEFDAALSAVMRDPRKLDLLDYAPPDGFPQHRAMASQWLKRSGIDVPEAQVFITAGAHLGLVTVLQSLTSPGEGVMAEEVNYALLRTTFRNAHLTPVPLAMDEDGLVPDAFEKAARAGQAKLLYLVPSLQNPTTNTMSRRRRDAIVTIARAHDITIIEDDIFRLLDERVQPPTFQALAPERTYHITSLSKTLAPGLRLGIVVSPPGQDRALRAHIRGMASRNVGLSGELARYWIETDTASTILTRSRNELAARRAAFVDIFKGMPWRCEPGAPYAWVELPEAWSAGRFTSALAARQVRVTPGTSFNLTPGKPSRHVRVCFGGPQSGHLTRKGFEIIRELMNSEPEDDFTPVA
- a CDS encoding fumarylacetoacetate hydrolase family protein, encoding MKLLRYGPKGKEKPGMLDGEGRIRDLSKVVADIGGDVLSPASLNKLRKLNPEKLPLVKGRPRIGACVANPQKFIAIGLNYSDHAAESGLAVPPEPVVFTKQVSCLSGPNDDVTIPPKSKKSDWEVELGVIIGTRAKNIKKADALKHVAGYCTINDLSEREFQAERAGQWTKGKSYDTFGPVGPWLVTSDEVKNPQNLHLWLELNGKRVQDGSTKTMVFGVAHIVAYLSQFFTLMPGDIITTGTPPGVGMGMKPQRFLKPGDRMVIGIDGLGTQQQVVLRDK
- a CDS encoding alpha-hydroxy-acid oxidizing protein, translated to MLTPTQAPSIADLYELYRRRVPRMFHDYCETGSYTTGTFVENSTAFARYRLRQRVARNISGRSLKAEMLGEEVTMPVALAPVGSTGMQHADGEILAARAAQDFGVPFTLSTMSVCSLEEVASKVRKPFWFQLYVMRDRDYVRRLVQRAKDAKCSALVLTLDLQILGQRHKDIRNGLSTPPRLTAANIINMMTKPRWCLGMMGTRNRTFGNIMGHVKDVANIADLSHWANSQFDQTLDWSSVEFIRKEWGGKLLLKGINDVDDAITAAELGSDGIIVSNHGGRQLDGAPATIDMLAPIVDAVGHKTDVYIDSGIRTGMDVMKAMAMGAKGTFIGRAYVYGLGAGGQSGVTRALEILKSELDTTLGLCGETDITKVGRHNLLMPPPPFTVPAPERKAAKKSR